Proteins encoded by one window of Bryobacteraceae bacterium:
- a CDS encoding sigma-70 family RNA polymerase sigma factor has translation MPEPSQRTHEITRLLNEARAGNEQSAGRLMELVYSDLRGLARNYMSRERPDHTLQPTALVHEAYLRVFEGAEVDWRDRAHFYAIAAKQMRRILVDHGREHRAEKRGGGLKVSLDDNLGAHSAAAAMSGELDVVNELLDRLARTDSEAARVVELKFFSGLSDQEAAEALGVSHSTVRRHWTFARAWFVRQLAAPERPLHS, from the coding sequence ATGCCGGAACCTTCGCAGCGCACACACGAAATAACACGCCTGTTGAACGAGGCCCGCGCCGGCAACGAGCAATCCGCCGGCAGGTTGATGGAACTCGTGTATTCCGACCTTCGCGGCCTCGCGCGCAACTATATGTCCCGGGAACGGCCGGACCACACGCTGCAGCCCACGGCGCTGGTGCATGAGGCCTACCTTCGCGTGTTTGAAGGGGCGGAGGTGGACTGGCGGGACCGCGCCCACTTCTACGCCATCGCCGCGAAGCAGATGCGGCGGATCCTGGTGGACCACGGCCGCGAGCATCGCGCCGAGAAGCGCGGCGGCGGCCTCAAGGTATCGCTCGACGATAACCTGGGCGCGCATAGCGCGGCCGCGGCGATGTCGGGCGAACTGGATGTCGTGAACGAGCTGCTCGATCGCCTGGCGCGGACCGACTCGGAAGCGGCCCGTGTTGTCGAACTGAAGTTCTTTTCCGGCCTCTCCGACCAGGAGGCCGCCGAGGCGCTCGGCGTCTCGCATTCCACCGTGCGCAGGCACTGGACGTTTGCCCGCGCCTGGTTCGTCCGCCAACTCGCCGCGCCAGAGCGGCCTTTGCATTCTTGA